One Phoenix dactylifera cultivar Barhee BC4 chromosome 8, palm_55x_up_171113_PBpolish2nd_filt_p, whole genome shotgun sequence genomic window carries:
- the LOC113463307 gene encoding uncharacterized protein LOC113463307 isoform X1, with product MVGHAHEIPLEVVGTMIEMADVAWSALEYRRERKAEAAEEDEISHLKAENLRLRTVLADNLAVLQGLYKSPSVSNDCPPDLYTRLVAAVDSSSFLTKLESLHQESTDLPNDKLPSSEPIGANLNGVEIMVDEIVPDCLEEVSGIDNESYVIISEENVVEGIAHFIASCILENPKSKVLTPEELQRTVTRALGGIKDRSKWRNVWEAGRIIYTLSTWGIALAGIYRHRAILKAAAKGVSASANLALKAL from the exons ATGGTGGGGCACGCACATGAGATCCCGCTGGAGGTGGTGGGGACGATGATCGAGATGGCGGACGTCGCGTGGAGCGCCCTTGAGTACCGCCGCGAGCGCAAGGCtgaggcggcggaggaggacgaGATCTCCCACCTCAAGGCCGAGAACCTCCGCCTCCGAACCGTGCTCGCCGACAATCTTGCCGTCCTCCAGGGCCTCTATAAATCCCCCTCTGTCTCCAACGATTGCCCTCCCGAC TTGTATACGCGCCTTGTTGCTGCGGTGGACAGCTCAAGCTTCCTGACCAAACTTGAATCACTTCATCAGGAGTCAACAGATTTACCAAATGACAAACTCCCATCCAGTGAACCCATAG gGGCAAATTTAAATGGTGTGGAAATTATGGTAGATGAAATTGTCCCAGATTGCTTGGAGGAAGTCAGTGGAATTGATAATGAAAGTTATGTCATCATTAGTGAAGAGAATGTGGTTGAAGGCATTGCCCACTTCATAGCCAGCTGCATCCTTGAAAACCCAAAATCTAAG GTTTTGACACCGGAGGAACTACAGAGAA CTGTGACAAGGGCTTTGGGTGGCATTAAAGATAGGAGTAAGTGGAGAAACGTTTGGGAGGCTGGAAGAATCATTTACACCTTATCAACCTGGGGTATTGCTCTGGCAGG GATATATAGGCACCGGGCCATCTTGAAAGCTGCGGCAAAGGGCGTTAGTGCGTCCGCCAACCTTGCCCTGAAGGCTCTCTAA
- the LOC113463307 gene encoding uncharacterized protein LOC113463307 isoform X2 yields the protein MVGHAHEIPLEVVGTMIEMADVAWSALEYRRERKAEAAEEDEISHLKAENLRLRTVLADNLAVLQGLYKSPSVSNDCPPDLYTRLVAAVDSSSFLTKLESLHQESTDLPNDKLPSSEPIDEIVPDCLEEVSGIDNESYVIISEENVVEGIAHFIASCILENPKSKVLTPEELQRTVTRALGGIKDRSKWRNVWEAGRIIYTLSTWGIALAGIYRHRAILKAAAKGVSASANLALKAL from the exons ATGGTGGGGCACGCACATGAGATCCCGCTGGAGGTGGTGGGGACGATGATCGAGATGGCGGACGTCGCGTGGAGCGCCCTTGAGTACCGCCGCGAGCGCAAGGCtgaggcggcggaggaggacgaGATCTCCCACCTCAAGGCCGAGAACCTCCGCCTCCGAACCGTGCTCGCCGACAATCTTGCCGTCCTCCAGGGCCTCTATAAATCCCCCTCTGTCTCCAACGATTGCCCTCCCGAC TTGTATACGCGCCTTGTTGCTGCGGTGGACAGCTCAAGCTTCCTGACCAAACTTGAATCACTTCATCAGGAGTCAACAGATTTACCAAATGACAAACTCCCATCCAGTGAACCCATAG ATGAAATTGTCCCAGATTGCTTGGAGGAAGTCAGTGGAATTGATAATGAAAGTTATGTCATCATTAGTGAAGAGAATGTGGTTGAAGGCATTGCCCACTTCATAGCCAGCTGCATCCTTGAAAACCCAAAATCTAAG GTTTTGACACCGGAGGAACTACAGAGAA CTGTGACAAGGGCTTTGGGTGGCATTAAAGATAGGAGTAAGTGGAGAAACGTTTGGGAGGCTGGAAGAATCATTTACACCTTATCAACCTGGGGTATTGCTCTGGCAGG GATATATAGGCACCGGGCCATCTTGAAAGCTGCGGCAAAGGGCGTTAGTGCGTCCGCCAACCTTGCCCTGAAGGCTCTCTAA
- the LOC113463307 gene encoding uncharacterized protein LOC113463307 isoform X3 encodes MVGHAHEIPLEVVGTMIEMADVAWSALEYRRERKAEAAEEDEISHLKAENLRLRTVLADNLAVLQGLYKSPSVSNDCPPDLYTRLVAAVDSSSFLTKLESLHQESTDLPNDKLPSSEPIDCLEEVSGIDNESYVIISEENVVEGIAHFIASCILENPKSKVLTPEELQRTVTRALGGIKDRSKWRNVWEAGRIIYTLSTWGIALAGIYRHRAILKAAAKGVSASANLALKAL; translated from the exons ATGGTGGGGCACGCACATGAGATCCCGCTGGAGGTGGTGGGGACGATGATCGAGATGGCGGACGTCGCGTGGAGCGCCCTTGAGTACCGCCGCGAGCGCAAGGCtgaggcggcggaggaggacgaGATCTCCCACCTCAAGGCCGAGAACCTCCGCCTCCGAACCGTGCTCGCCGACAATCTTGCCGTCCTCCAGGGCCTCTATAAATCCCCCTCTGTCTCCAACGATTGCCCTCCCGAC TTGTATACGCGCCTTGTTGCTGCGGTGGACAGCTCAAGCTTCCTGACCAAACTTGAATCACTTCATCAGGAGTCAACAGATTTACCAAATGACAAACTCCCATCCAGTGAACCCATAG ATTGCTTGGAGGAAGTCAGTGGAATTGATAATGAAAGTTATGTCATCATTAGTGAAGAGAATGTGGTTGAAGGCATTGCCCACTTCATAGCCAGCTGCATCCTTGAAAACCCAAAATCTAAG GTTTTGACACCGGAGGAACTACAGAGAA CTGTGACAAGGGCTTTGGGTGGCATTAAAGATAGGAGTAAGTGGAGAAACGTTTGGGAGGCTGGAAGAATCATTTACACCTTATCAACCTGGGGTATTGCTCTGGCAGG GATATATAGGCACCGGGCCATCTTGAAAGCTGCGGCAAAGGGCGTTAGTGCGTCCGCCAACCTTGCCCTGAAGGCTCTCTAA